Proteins encoded together in one Helicobacter sp. 12S02232-10 window:
- a CDS encoding A/G-specific adenine glycosylase: MEAKILNIVHKEILEWYAIYGRKELPWRNLKGENAPYGVYVSEIMLQQTQVSVVLGKYYNPFLNAFPTLEALSLANEDDVLLLWRGLGYYSRPKNMLKTAKICGKFLPDDPKELIKLPGIGAYTAGAIACFGFGKAVGFVDGNIRRVLSRFFALVSPRANELQKYATIFLNQTNSFDHNQALLDIGSSICIPVSPKCGVCPLQGYCKGKENPIFYTHKSKIIYEALDWNLGVCIEEGRIALHKSNVASYQGLYNFPKIQNDGILDFPLIGTLKHSYTHYRLSLNIYLTPLKKDLEGEIEFFSPKEMAHLPISGMTLKILGLIEKKGIWMSCLQLHSNTQDCRL; this comes from the coding sequence ATGGAAGCAAAGATTTTAAACATTGTCCATAAAGAAATTTTGGAATGGTATGCAATTTATGGCCGTAAAGAATTACCTTGGAGAAATCTTAAGGGTGAAAATGCACCTTATGGGGTGTATGTAAGCGAAATTATGTTGCAACAAACTCAAGTTAGCGTTGTTCTAGGAAAGTATTACAATCCTTTTTTAAACGCCTTTCCGACTTTAGAGGCACTTTCTTTGGCAAATGAAGATGATGTTTTGCTTTTGTGGCGTGGGTTGGGGTATTATTCGCGTCCGAAAAATATGCTTAAAACTGCTAAAATCTGTGGTAAATTTTTACCTGATGATCCTAAAGAGTTGATAAAATTGCCTGGTATCGGAGCTTATACGGCAGGAGCTATTGCTTGCTTTGGGTTTGGGAAAGCGGTGGGATTTGTAGATGGGAATATTAGGCGGGTTCTTTCAAGATTTTTTGCTCTTGTTTCACCGAGGGCAAATGAACTTCAAAAATATGCCACAATATTCTTAAATCAAACAAACAGCTTTGATCACAATCAGGCGTTGCTTGATATCGGATCAAGCATATGTATCCCTGTTTCTCCAAAATGCGGGGTATGCCCGCTTCAAGGATATTGCAAAGGGAAAGAGAATCCCATCTTTTATACCCATAAGTCAAAAATCATTTATGAAGCACTTGATTGGAATCTTGGTGTGTGCATTGAAGAGGGGAGAATAGCGCTTCATAAAAGCAATGTTGCATCTTATCAAGGATTGTATAATTTTCCTAAGATTCAAAATGATGGGATTTTAGATTTTCCCTTGATTGGAACTCTTAAACATTCTTATACCCATTATCGTTTGAGTTTAAATATCTATTTAACGCCTTTGAAAAAAGATTTAGAAGGTGAGATTGAGTTTTTCTCTCCCAAAGAAATGGCACATTTGCCAATAAGTGGTATGACTTTGAAGATACTAGGATTGATCGAAAAAAAGGGCATTTGGATGAGTTGTCTCCAACTGCATTCAAATACCCAAGATTGTAGGCTTTAA